One genomic segment of Gemmatimonadota bacterium includes these proteins:
- the rpoN gene encoding RNA polymerase factor sigma-54, translating into MKAGLQQSARLGQELKVNPRLYQAMDMLYMPLLDLQQHLKQELMVNPFLDLVEPEDDEAEQEEETAAEADATAEAEQPETPAPADSDDESQWEEILLNGFEVGGVREERDDREHYEPVTIATRGLDDHLRDQVRLLDLSEREELLADEFIGNINEDGWLAASLDEILTGINNELKRAAEAADVERELPLFTMPEAERMLRTIQALDPAGIGARDLHECLVLQLKDSGLVGTLSETLVREHFPELIAHRWVEIGRKLGIPPGEVQTAADAIAKLNPKPGRAYAEGGDNYVVPDLIVEKVEGEYLVFINDANLPRLKLSKSYQEIARDKKKFDGESKEFITSRLSAAQWLIQAIEQRRQTMLKVMHFIVDRQREFFEKGEQALRPLTLREVAEAIGMHESTVSRVTNEKFAQTPRGVLPLKYFFSSALKSSDGEDVSARAIRSTIEKLVADEDPKSPLTDQALVELLERDGVQIARRTVAKYRDQLGVLPARMRKRL; encoded by the coding sequence GTGAAGGCAGGGCTGCAGCAGTCGGCGAGGCTCGGCCAGGAGCTGAAGGTCAATCCACGCCTGTACCAGGCGATGGACATGCTCTACATGCCGCTCCTCGACCTGCAGCAGCACCTGAAGCAGGAACTGATGGTGAACCCGTTCCTCGACCTCGTGGAGCCCGAGGACGACGAGGCGGAGCAGGAGGAGGAGACGGCGGCGGAAGCGGACGCGACCGCCGAGGCGGAGCAGCCCGAGACGCCGGCGCCGGCCGACAGCGACGACGAGTCGCAGTGGGAGGAGATCCTCCTCAACGGCTTCGAGGTGGGCGGGGTGCGCGAGGAACGCGACGACCGCGAGCACTACGAGCCGGTGACGATCGCGACGCGCGGCCTCGACGACCACCTGCGCGACCAGGTGCGGCTGCTCGACCTCTCGGAGCGCGAGGAGCTGCTGGCCGACGAGTTCATCGGGAACATCAACGAGGACGGCTGGCTCGCGGCGTCGCTGGACGAGATCCTCACGGGGATCAACAACGAGCTCAAGCGCGCCGCCGAGGCGGCCGACGTGGAGCGCGAACTGCCGCTGTTCACGATGCCCGAGGCGGAGCGGATGCTGCGCACGATCCAGGCGCTCGATCCGGCCGGCATCGGGGCGCGGGACCTGCACGAGTGCCTCGTGCTGCAGCTCAAGGACTCGGGGCTGGTCGGGACGCTGTCGGAGACGCTCGTGCGCGAGCACTTCCCGGAGCTCATCGCGCACCGCTGGGTGGAGATCGGTCGCAAGCTCGGGATCCCGCCCGGCGAGGTGCAGACCGCCGCCGACGCGATCGCGAAGCTGAACCCCAAGCCGGGGCGCGCCTACGCCGAGGGCGGGGACAACTACGTCGTGCCGGACCTGATCGTGGAGAAGGTCGAAGGGGAATACCTCGTCTTCATCAACGACGCGAACCTGCCGCGGCTCAAGCTGAGCAAGTCGTACCAGGAGATCGCGCGGGACAAGAAGAAGTTCGACGGCGAGAGCAAGGAGTTCATCACGAGCCGGCTGAGCGCGGCGCAGTGGCTGATCCAGGCGATCGAGCAGCGGCGGCAGACGATGCTGAAGGTGATGCACTTCATCGTGGACCGGCAGCGCGAGTTCTTCGAGAAGGGGGAGCAGGCGCTGCGGCCGCTGACGCTGCGCGAGGTGGCCGAGGCGATCGGGATGCACGAGTCGACGGTGTCGCGCGTGACGAACGAGAAGTTCGCGCAGACGCCGCGCGGCGTGCTCCCGCTCAAGTACTTCTTCTCGTCGGCGCTCAAGAGCTCCGACGGCGAGGACGTGTCGGCGCGCGCCATCCGCTCGACGATCGAGAAGCTCGTGGCCGACGAGGATCCGAAGAGTCCGCTCACCGACCAGGCGCTCGTGGAGCTCCTGGAGCGCGACGGCGTGCAGATCGCCCGGCGCACGGTGGCGAAGTACCGCGACCAGCTCGGCGTGCTCCCGGCGCGCATGCGCAAGCGCCTCTAG
- a CDS encoding glycosyltransferase family 2 protein yields the protein MTATARPAPSVPAVDAPLPRVSILVPAKDEAENLPLFVQLCAEMIARQSVGYEVVVVNDGSRDDTVRVLAALEAQHPFLRVVHHRAQRGIADALRTGFLHASGDILVFYPADLQFKPEDIPSLVQPILEDRSDMVTGYKQGVYEKAFVSGIYNRLSRSLFDVPVRDLNNVKAYRRVIMEEQPVRPDWHRYMIVLAHAKGYTVTEVPIPLYPRHAGKSKFGLSRIPIGVLDMLAVWFELRFGQKPLLAFGMLGAGLFALGLLAGLVALVLLFTRDIGLRWVWTLIQTCLLLGSVFFATGLLGEQIAVMRAEQRELRRILDEVLLDRRAR from the coding sequence ATGACCGCGACCGCCCGTCCCGCACCGTCCGTGCCCGCCGTCGACGCCCCGTTGCCGCGCGTGTCGATCCTCGTCCCGGCGAAGGACGAGGCCGAGAACCTCCCGCTCTTCGTGCAGCTCTGCGCCGAGATGATCGCGCGGCAGTCGGTCGGCTACGAGGTGGTGGTGGTGAACGACGGCTCACGGGACGACACCGTGCGGGTGCTCGCGGCGCTCGAGGCGCAGCATCCGTTCCTGCGCGTGGTGCATCATCGCGCCCAGCGGGGGATCGCCGACGCGCTGCGCACCGGCTTCCTGCACGCGAGCGGCGACATCCTCGTCTTCTATCCGGCCGACCTGCAGTTCAAGCCCGAGGACATCCCGAGCCTCGTGCAGCCGATCCTCGAGGACCGGTCGGACATGGTCACCGGCTACAAGCAGGGCGTGTACGAGAAGGCGTTCGTCTCGGGGATCTACAACCGGCTCTCGCGCTCGCTGTTCGACGTGCCGGTGCGCGACCTCAACAACGTGAAGGCGTACCGCCGCGTGATCATGGAGGAGCAGCCGGTGCGGCCGGACTGGCACCGCTACATGATCGTGCTCGCGCACGCCAAGGGCTACACCGTCACCGAGGTGCCGATCCCGCTCTACCCGCGCCATGCGGGGAAGTCGAAGTTCGGGCTCAGCCGCATCCCCATCGGGGTGCTCGACATGCTGGCGGTCTGGTTCGAGCTGCGCTTCGGGCAGAAGCCGCTGCTCGCGTTCGGCATGCTCGGCGCGGGGCTCTTCGCGCTCGGACTGCTCGCCGGGCTCGTCGCCCTCGTGCTGCTCTTCACGCGCGACATCGGCCTGCGCTGGGTGTGGACGCTCATCCAGACCTGCCTGCTGCTGGGCTCGGTCTTCTTCGCGACGGGCCTGCTCGGCGAGCAGATCGCGGTGATGCGCGCCGAACAGCGGGAACTGCGGCGGATCCTCGACGAGGTCTTGCTGGACCGCCGCGCGCGGTGA
- the lptB gene encoding LPS export ABC transporter ATP-binding protein: MRAEGRDVEAEAGRLSVDEVRDHLRRVALPRLVASGALAAVDFSRADAELRIRLGDELRARHGAEPEALQAQLRLTGEHPAPARRTPPLAQAAVGKASVLSAHGLVKTYKKRNVVNNVQLELRQGEIVGLLGPNGAGKTTTFYMIAGLIPPAAGTIRLDGDDITRMPMFQRARRGIGYLSQEPSIFRKLSVEENIMAILETLPIDRQERERRLEGLLDELSIKHLRASKAYALSGGERRRLEITRALVTEPKFMMLDEPFAGVDPIAVHDIQQIVASLKDRGIGVLISDHNVEQTLDIVDRAYIMFDGTVKVSGPVRELIFDDTVSKVYFGPTLTARLRERFRSEHPETEPPSTGEAP, from the coding sequence ATGCGCGCCGAGGGCCGCGACGTGGAGGCCGAAGCGGGCCGCCTGTCGGTGGACGAGGTGCGGGACCACCTGCGGCGCGTGGCGCTGCCGCGGCTGGTGGCCTCGGGTGCGCTCGCTGCGGTGGACTTCTCCCGCGCGGACGCCGAGTTGCGGATCCGACTGGGGGACGAGCTCCGGGCGCGGCACGGCGCCGAGCCGGAGGCGCTGCAGGCGCAGCTCCGGCTCACCGGCGAGCACCCGGCCCCTGCGCGGCGGACGCCGCCCCTGGCGCAGGCCGCGGTGGGGAAGGCCAGCGTCCTCTCGGCGCACGGCCTGGTGAAGACGTACAAGAAGCGGAACGTGGTGAACAACGTCCAGCTGGAGCTGCGGCAGGGCGAGATCGTCGGCCTGCTGGGTCCCAACGGCGCGGGCAAGACGACGACGTTCTACATGATCGCCGGGTTGATCCCGCCGGCCGCGGGCACGATCCGGCTGGACGGCGACGACATCACGCGGATGCCGATGTTCCAGCGCGCGCGGCGCGGCATCGGCTACCTGTCGCAGGAACCCTCGATCTTCCGGAAGCTGTCGGTCGAGGAGAACATCATGGCGATCCTCGAGACGCTGCCGATCGACCGGCAGGAGCGGGAGCGCCGGCTCGAGGGGCTGCTCGACGAGCTGAGCATCAAGCACCTGCGGGCGAGCAAGGCGTACGCGCTCTCGGGCGGCGAGCGCCGCCGGCTGGAGATCACGCGCGCGCTCGTGACCGAGCCGAAGTTCATGATGCTCGACGAGCCGTTCGCGGGCGTGGACCCGATCGCGGTGCACGACATCCAGCAGATCGTCGCGTCGCTGAAGGACCGCGGCATCGGCGTGCTCATCTCGGACCACAACGTGGAGCAGACGCTCGACATCGTGGACCGGGCGTACATCATGTTCGACGGGACGGTGAAGGTGTCCGGCCCGGTGCGCGAACTGATCTTCGACGACACGGTGTCGAAGGTCTACTTCGGCCCGACGCTCACGGCGCGCCTGCGCGAGCGGTTCCGCTCCGAGCATCCGGAGACGGAACCTCCCTCGACCGGAGAGGCACCGTGA
- a CDS encoding glycosyltransferase, with translation MLAPAGAGLAERETIDGVPVRRFRYAPRGLETLAYTGTMAEQVLGSLGGKAALAGFLAAGSWALRRELARFAPDVVHAHWWFPAGLLALAGGGGKPLITTMHGSDVRLARKVSVVHPLMRAVLRRSRAVTSVSSWLADEARAMAPEARIVVAPMPADTAAFAPEGTPVAGRFLFVGRLNAQKGVADLLDAFAQLPADATLDVVGDGDDRAALHARAASLGVAGRVRWIGHIDRSALGDAYRSAIAVVMPSRDEGLGLVGVEAQLCGTPVIAYRSGGLPDVVDAAWGGTLVEPGDLTGLAAAMRARLVARSAAGGVDASAGAARARMLERFAPREVASRYLALYEQAVRDATA, from the coding sequence GTGCTCGCGCCCGCCGGCGCGGGCCTCGCCGAGCGGGAGACGATCGACGGCGTCCCGGTGCGCCGCTTCCGCTACGCGCCGCGCGGGCTGGAGACGCTCGCCTACACGGGGACGATGGCCGAGCAGGTGCTCGGGTCGCTCGGTGGCAAGGCCGCGCTCGCCGGGTTCCTCGCCGCCGGGAGCTGGGCGCTGCGCCGCGAGCTCGCGCGCTTCGCGCCCGACGTGGTGCATGCGCACTGGTGGTTCCCGGCCGGGCTGCTCGCGCTCGCGGGGGGCGGCGGCAAGCCGTTGATCACGACCATGCACGGCTCCGATGTGCGCCTCGCGCGGAAGGTCTCGGTGGTGCACCCGTTGATGCGCGCGGTGCTCCGGCGGTCGCGCGCGGTGACGTCGGTCTCGAGCTGGCTCGCGGACGAGGCGCGCGCGATGGCTCCGGAGGCGCGGATCGTCGTCGCGCCGATGCCGGCGGACACGGCGGCCTTCGCGCCGGAGGGGACGCCGGTGGCGGGGCGGTTCCTGTTCGTCGGGCGGCTGAACGCGCAGAAGGGGGTCGCCGACCTGCTCGACGCGTTCGCGCAGTTGCCGGCCGACGCGACGCTCGACGTGGTGGGCGATGGCGATGATCGCGCGGCGCTGCATGCGCGCGCCGCGAGCCTCGGCGTCGCCGGGCGCGTGCGGTGGATCGGGCACATCGACCGGTCGGCGCTCGGGGATGCGTATCGGAGCGCGATCGCGGTGGTCATGCCGTCGCGCGACGAAGGGCTCGGGCTCGTGGGCGTGGAGGCGCAGCTCTGCGGCACGCCGGTGATCGCGTATCGGTCCGGCGGCCTGCCGGACGTGGTGGACGCCGCGTGGGGCGGGACGCTCGTCGAGCCGGGTGACCTGACGGGACTCGCGGCGGCGATGCGGGCGCGACTCGTCGCGCGGAGCGCGGCGGGTGGCGTGGATGCCTCCGCCGGCGCGGCGCGCGCGCGGATGCTGGAGCGGTTCGCCCCGCGCGAAGTGGCGTCGCGCTATCTCGCGCTGTACGAACAGGCGGTGCGTGATGCGACTGCCTGA